A genomic stretch from Thermonema lapsum includes:
- a CDS encoding LuxE/PaaK family acyltransferase, with protein MLDSPERRQLMHRVLTLCEDSFEPLALEVFRYQYKHNAVYRAFVQALGVDASKINKIEQIPFLPIELFKEQRVFCEGLPSVLVFESSGTTGQPRSRHYVADPAWYATVSRSIFESQYGALSNFHILALLPSYLERQTSSLVWMVRHFIEQSGSKASGFYLYNYEELLKVVQCLKKQADGRQILLIGVSFALLELAEGYAPDLSGVIVMETGGMKGRRQELLREELHALLCQKMNLQQVHSEYGMTELLSQAYSKGEGIFEAPPWMRVLLREPNDPLTLNPHQRAGAVSIIDLANIDSCAFIATQDMGSLLPDGRFRISGRMDFAEQRGCNMLLWQ; from the coding sequence ATGCTTGACAGCCCCGAACGCCGGCAACTCATGCACCGTGTATTAACTCTCTGTGAAGACAGCTTCGAGCCGCTTGCCTTAGAGGTCTTTCGTTATCAATATAAGCACAATGCTGTTTACCGTGCATTCGTTCAGGCATTGGGGGTTGATGCTTCTAAGATAAATAAAATAGAGCAAATTCCGTTCCTGCCGATTGAGTTATTCAAAGAGCAGCGTGTGTTTTGTGAGGGCTTGCCTTCTGTCTTGGTGTTTGAAAGCAGCGGCACTACCGGGCAGCCGCGCAGCCGCCACTATGTGGCAGACCCCGCATGGTATGCTACCGTAAGCCGTAGCATTTTCGAAAGCCAATATGGTGCCTTGTCGAATTTTCATATACTGGCACTTTTGCCTTCTTATCTCGAACGCCAAACCTCTTCTTTGGTATGGATGGTGCGTCATTTTATAGAGCAGAGTGGGTCGAAGGCATCAGGCTTTTACCTCTATAATTACGAGGAGCTTTTGAAAGTCGTACAATGTCTTAAAAAGCAAGCCGATGGGCGTCAAATTTTGCTTATAGGCGTGTCTTTTGCCCTTCTGGAGCTGGCAGAAGGCTACGCCCCGGACTTGTCGGGCGTCATCGTGATGGAAACAGGGGGGATGAAAGGGCGTCGGCAGGAACTGTTGCGTGAAGAGCTGCATGCGCTACTGTGTCAAAAGATGAACTTGCAGCAGGTGCACTCGGAATATGGCATGACTGAGCTGCTTTCACAAGCTTATTCAAAAGGAGAGGGCATCTTCGAAGCACCGCCATGGATGCGGGTTTTGCTGCGTGAGCCCAACGACCCTTTAACACTCAATCCTCATCAAAGAGCTGGCGCAGTCAGTATCATAGATTTGGCTAACATAGATAGTTGTGCCTTCATTGCTACTCAAGACATGGGCAGTCTTTTGCCCGATGGGCGCTTCCGCATTAGTGGACGCATGGACTTTGCCGAGCAAAGAGGCTGTAATATGTTGCTCTGGCAGTGA
- a CDS encoding NADP-dependent malic enzyme: protein MSIKVRREDALNYHREGTPGKIEVVPTKALSTQLDLALAYSPGVAEPCKEIAEDKEKVYEYTAKGNLVAVISNGTAVLGLGDIGPEAAKPVMEGKGVLFKKFAGIDVFDIEIDCKDPTEFVKIVKALEPTFGGINLEDIKAPECFEIEKALREQMNIPVMHDDQHGTAIISAAALLNALELVGKSIEQVRIVINGAGASAIACAKIYVSLGARHENIVMLDSKGVIRKDRDHLDPMKAEFATSLDLHTLEEAMKGADVFVGLSRGNVVSPEMLLSMADNPIVFALANPDPEIAYDLAMKTRPDVIMATGRSDHPNQVNNALGFPYIFRGALDVRATEINEAMKLAAVRAIAELAKQPVPDAVSRAYGNETLSFGKNYLIPKPLDYRLITTISPAVAKAAMESGVARRHITDWAAYEVELQERIGIDQKLMSTIIQKAKNNPKRVVFAEADNPKILKVAQVISDENIAKPILLGNRQKIEQIAGELHLDLSACVIIDPAEEEERRERFAQILYQKRQRRGVTLYDARKLMFDRNYFGVAMLEVGEADAFISGLTKNYPRVIRPALQIVGARAPMKRVAGMYILHSKHRTLFFADTTVNENPTAEELVDIIKLTQRGVQFFGFEPRMAVLSYSNFGSAEGAVPEKVQKAVALAKERYPDIIVDGDIQANVALDVQLLRENYPFSELAKEGANTLIFPNLESGNIAYKLLQEAGGLEAIGPILLGMNKPVHILQLGSSIREIINMVAIAVVDAQRRDRVEKKQMPD, encoded by the coding sequence ATGTCAATAAAAGTAAGACGTGAAGACGCGCTGAACTATCACCGGGAAGGGACGCCCGGTAAAATCGAAGTGGTGCCAACCAAGGCACTGAGTACACAACTCGACTTGGCGCTTGCCTATTCGCCGGGTGTAGCGGAGCCCTGTAAAGAAATTGCCGAAGACAAAGAAAAAGTATATGAATACACAGCCAAGGGCAATTTGGTAGCCGTGATTTCCAACGGAACGGCTGTTTTGGGCTTGGGTGACATAGGTCCTGAGGCTGCTAAGCCTGTGATGGAAGGAAAGGGAGTGCTGTTTAAAAAATTTGCTGGTATCGACGTCTTCGACATAGAAATAGATTGTAAAGACCCCACCGAGTTTGTAAAGATAGTCAAAGCATTGGAGCCTACTTTTGGAGGCATCAATCTGGAAGACATCAAAGCGCCCGAGTGCTTCGAAATAGAAAAGGCACTGCGTGAGCAAATGAACATACCGGTCATGCATGACGACCAGCACGGCACTGCCATCATCTCGGCTGCCGCTTTGCTCAATGCTTTGGAGTTGGTGGGTAAGTCTATCGAACAAGTGCGCATCGTAATCAACGGTGCCGGTGCTTCGGCTATTGCCTGTGCCAAGATATATGTGAGCTTGGGGGCTCGGCACGAAAATATAGTGATGCTCGATAGCAAGGGGGTCATACGCAAAGACCGCGACCACTTAGACCCTATGAAGGCTGAGTTTGCTACCAGTTTAGACCTACACACCCTCGAAGAGGCGATGAAAGGCGCCGACGTGTTCGTGGGCTTGTCTCGCGGCAATGTAGTTAGCCCTGAGATGCTCCTGAGTATGGCAGACAATCCCATCGTGTTTGCTTTGGCAAACCCCGACCCCGAAATAGCCTACGATTTAGCTATGAAGACCCGCCCTGACGTGATTATGGCAACAGGGCGTTCCGACCATCCCAACCAAGTGAACAACGCCTTAGGATTTCCCTACATCTTCCGGGGGGCATTAGACGTGCGCGCCACCGAAATAAACGAAGCCATGAAATTGGCTGCTGTGCGTGCCATTGCCGAACTTGCCAAGCAGCCGGTGCCCGATGCCGTAAGTCGTGCTTATGGCAATGAAACCCTTTCCTTCGGAAAAAACTACCTGATACCCAAGCCGCTGGATTACCGTTTGATAACGACCATATCGCCTGCAGTGGCAAAAGCCGCTATGGAGTCGGGAGTGGCTCGCCGCCATATAACCGACTGGGCTGCTTATGAGGTAGAGCTGCAGGAGCGCATCGGCATAGACCAAAAGCTTATGTCAACCATCATCCAGAAAGCCAAGAATAACCCCAAACGGGTGGTTTTTGCCGAAGCCGACAACCCCAAAATACTGAAGGTGGCGCAGGTGATTTCTGATGAAAATATAGCCAAACCCATTCTGCTGGGCAACCGTCAAAAAATAGAACAGATAGCCGGAGAACTGCATTTAGACCTCTCGGCTTGTGTAATCATAGACCCCGCCGAAGAGGAAGAGCGTCGTGAGCGTTTTGCCCAAATCCTTTACCAAAAACGGCAAAGACGTGGGGTAACCCTCTACGATGCGCGTAAACTGATGTTTGACCGCAACTACTTTGGCGTGGCGATGCTGGAAGTCGGCGAAGCCGATGCTTTCATTTCGGGTTTGACCAAGAACTACCCGCGGGTTATTCGTCCGGCTTTGCAGATAGTCGGGGCACGGGCACCTATGAAGCGAGTAGCCGGCATGTATATCTTGCATTCCAAACACCGCACCTTGTTCTTTGCCGATACCACCGTAAACGAAAACCCGACAGCAGAAGAGCTTGTCGATATCATCAAGTTGACGCAGCGCGGGGTGCAGTTCTTTGGTTTTGAGCCGCGTATGGCGGTTTTGTCTTACTCGAACTTTGGCTCTGCCGAAGGAGCAGTGCCCGAAAAAGTGCAAAAAGCAGTGGCTTTGGCAAAAGAGCGCTATCCCGACATCATCGTAGATGGCGACATTCAAGCCAACGTGGCGCTGGATGTGCAACTCTTACGCGAAAACTATCCTTTCAGCGAGCTGGCAAAAGAAGGTGCCAACACCTTGATTTTCCCCAACCTCGAATCTGGTAACATTGCCTATAAGCTGCTGCAGGAAGCCGGCGGCTTGGAAGCCATTGGACCTATTTTGCTGGGCATGAACAAGCCAGTGCACATCTTGCAGCTGGGTAGTTCTATCCGTGAAATCATCAACATGGTGGCGATTGCAGTGGTGGACGCACAGCGCCGCGATAGAGTAGAAAAAAAGCAGATGCCTGATTGA
- a CDS encoding DMT family transporter, whose translation MNKHLLKIAPPKQASGWVSWLLLLALALIWGSSFILMKKGLTVFSPVQLAAIRVSSAFSILCLPAFYHLRRLRHVPWAILFLSGLLGVFIPAFLFGYAQTHVSSSTAGILNALTPVFTFIAGLFILKSQAASPYKLAGVIVGLLGSVFLLLSRSGGRFSIDIYALPIVVATLCYGINGNLIKRYLHHMKPLHVSTLSLLCIAPFALVLFWVTGVPGMLQTGDSHTWQAFFYLFLLGTMSTAIALILFNTLIQQASPVFASSVTYLIPIVALFWGIVDGESIGWMHLVGMCSIVGGVVLIHRG comes from the coding sequence ATGAACAAGCACCTTTTGAAAATAGCCCCTCCTAAGCAAGCATCTGGATGGGTTTCATGGCTGCTGCTTTTGGCTTTGGCACTCATTTGGGGCAGTTCTTTTATCTTGATGAAAAAAGGGCTGACTGTCTTTTCGCCCGTGCAGTTGGCTGCCATACGGGTAAGTTCGGCATTTAGCATTTTATGCCTTCCGGCATTTTATCATTTGCGCCGCTTGCGTCATGTGCCTTGGGCTATATTGTTTTTGTCGGGCTTGTTGGGGGTATTCATCCCCGCTTTCCTTTTCGGCTATGCGCAAACTCACGTCAGCAGTTCCACCGCTGGCATTCTCAACGCTCTTACACCAGTATTCACCTTCATTGCAGGGCTTTTTATCCTCAAAAGCCAAGCAGCGAGCCCCTATAAGCTGGCGGGCGTCATTGTTGGCTTGCTGGGCTCGGTCTTTCTTTTATTGAGTCGTTCGGGCGGGAGGTTTAGTATTGACATCTATGCCCTGCCTATCGTGGTGGCTACACTCTGCTATGGCATCAACGGCAATCTCATCAAGCGGTACTTACACCACATGAAGCCGCTCCATGTTTCCACCTTGTCGTTGCTATGCATTGCTCCTTTTGCTTTAGTTCTCTTTTGGGTTACCGGCGTGCCCGGCATGCTACAGACCGGAGATAGCCACACTTGGCAGGCGTTTTTTTACTTGTTTCTCTTGGGCACCATGAGCACAGCCATCGCCTTGATTCTGTTTAATACGCTCATACAGCAGGCTTCGCCTGTTTTTGCCAGCTCGGTTACTTACCTCATTCCCATAGTAGCCCTTTTTTGGGGCATTGTCGATGGCGAAAGCATCGGATGGATGCACCTTGTGGGTATGTGCTCTATAGTAGGAGGGGTAGTGTTGATTCACCGCGGGTAA
- a CDS encoding phytoene/squalene synthase family protein, whose protein sequence is MLDLYEHTALECSKLITRRYSTSFSLGIRTLHKRFHAPIYAIYGFVRYADEIVDTFHEHDKKQLLERFRADTYRAIEEGISLNPVLHSFQWVVRRYGIERPLIDAFLHSMEMDLWLKRCDRQSYETYIYGSAEVVGLMCLRVFCEGDQVLYDLLKEPARRLGAAFQKINFLRDLRSDYVERGRTYFPNIDFEHFSEDEKKQIEAEIAADFQAGYEGICHLPEGTRLGVYLAYVYYTKLFDKIRKLPASTIMQERVRVPNLHKFLLLAGSYLKNLFVGFPQKNSFLQEAQSVQG, encoded by the coding sequence ATGCTTGACCTTTACGAGCACACTGCCCTGGAATGCAGCAAGCTGATTACACGACGCTACAGCACCTCTTTCAGCTTAGGCATTCGCACTTTGCACAAACGCTTTCACGCACCCATTTACGCCATCTATGGCTTTGTGCGCTATGCCGACGAAATCGTGGATACCTTTCACGAGCATGACAAGAAACAGTTGCTTGAACGTTTCCGGGCAGACACCTACCGTGCCATAGAAGAAGGCATCAGCTTGAACCCCGTGCTGCATTCCTTTCAATGGGTTGTGCGCCGATATGGCATTGAGCGCCCCCTCATTGACGCTTTCCTACACAGCATGGAAATGGATTTGTGGCTCAAGCGCTGCGACCGTCAAAGCTATGAGACCTATATTTACGGCTCTGCCGAAGTAGTAGGCTTGATGTGTTTGCGTGTGTTTTGCGAGGGCGACCAAGTGCTCTACGACTTGCTGAAAGAGCCGGCTCGCCGCTTGGGGGCTGCCTTTCAAAAAATCAATTTTTTGCGCGACCTGCGCAGCGATTACGTGGAACGAGGACGCACCTACTTCCCCAATATTGACTTTGAGCATTTCAGCGAGGATGAAAAAAAACAGATAGAAGCCGAAATAGCTGCTGACTTTCAAGCCGGATATGAAGGCATCTGCCATTTGCCCGAAGGGACACGTTTGGGGGTTTATCTGGCTTATGTTTATTATACTAAGCTATTCGATAAAATACGCAAACTGCCGGCAAGCACCATCATGCAAGAGCGGGTGCGGGTACCCAACTTACACAAGTTTTTACTGTTGGCAGGCTCTTATCTGAAAAACTTATTTGTTGGCTTCCCCCAAAAAAATAGCTTTCTGCAAGAGGCACAATCTGTACAGGGATAA
- a CDS encoding tetratricopeptide repeat-containing sensor histidine kinase has translation MKYRLFIFVVLLALGAGLLQAQYDVDSLKQALEECRRRNDPLKEAEILKKLTVRFVANDSVQMRLYRRQLHELARRYPNNHHIQAIDAFIEAIMHHRKGEFKKAKEYYQKAESNYWRAGDSLQAAHMRMYVGNMQYELGEYARAVESFLEAQNIFEKADDKRGMGRVYKNLGNVYNDVGEYELARQYHEKSLEIDKESNDWVGVIISHNNLADAYRGLKQYDKALEHYQKYLDMAKQRGTRKGVSTVLRNMGEIYLLLQDYERAKVCFEEGWRVEQETNNNVAELSDFYLNIGRLYYHQKEYGKALTAAKGALQLAEAAQRQSLMMKANALLSDIYAKLGDYQKAYAYLRGYESIRDKVYPDDKRTEIFKMQLNYEEERRKKEAELRQKAEALATIEERQKQLILLLGGFVVFILIAAVVVIYIRYREKKKLLDILEDKSRELEAHRKEILEKNEELEAYQYVIERQNQELMKANKNLEEQVAERTHELRQSYKHLLRTKNDLDSFLYRASHDLKGPIARVLGLVNIALHDIEDPKALEYFSRIMHTAQEMDYILARLLTINNIINHEPVAEKIDWQHLIEDIFRSFDASLYKERLRWNLSVSKEAELWADVKLLRLAIENLIQNAIDYCERYQGVQVDIKILPRGQRYVHIHVIDHGMGIEEEIKDKVFDIFTKGTRSRGAGLGLYVVRLAMEHLGGHVHLKHTQAGYTEFLLSLPRVPSYMQHADSMPKTS, from the coding sequence ATGAAGTACCGGCTTTTTATTTTTGTTGTTTTGCTTGCGTTAGGTGCTGGGCTGTTGCAGGCACAATACGATGTGGACAGCCTTAAGCAAGCATTGGAGGAGTGCCGGCGCCGGAACGACCCCTTGAAGGAGGCAGAAATATTGAAAAAACTCACGGTTCGTTTCGTAGCCAACGATTCCGTACAGATGCGACTCTATCGTCGGCAGCTGCATGAACTAGCCCGTCGCTATCCGAATAACCATCATATTCAGGCAATCGATGCCTTCATCGAAGCCATTATGCACCACCGCAAAGGAGAGTTTAAAAAAGCCAAAGAATACTACCAAAAAGCAGAGAGTAACTATTGGCGGGCAGGCGACAGCTTGCAGGCAGCCCATATGCGTATGTATGTAGGCAATATGCAGTATGAGCTGGGGGAGTATGCCCGAGCTGTTGAGTCTTTTCTCGAAGCACAGAACATATTTGAAAAAGCCGATGACAAGAGGGGGATGGGTAGGGTATACAAGAACTTGGGGAATGTGTATAACGACGTGGGGGAGTATGAGCTTGCACGCCAGTATCATGAAAAGTCCTTAGAAATAGACAAGGAATCCAATGATTGGGTGGGGGTTATCATCAGCCACAACAACTTAGCTGATGCCTATCGTGGTTTGAAACAATACGACAAAGCACTGGAACACTACCAGAAATATCTCGACATGGCAAAGCAACGTGGTACACGCAAAGGAGTATCGACGGTGCTGCGCAATATGGGCGAGATTTACCTGCTTCTGCAGGATTACGAGCGTGCAAAAGTGTGTTTTGAAGAAGGGTGGCGTGTGGAGCAAGAAACCAATAACAATGTAGCCGAATTGTCTGATTTTTATTTGAACATAGGGCGCTTGTATTATCATCAAAAAGAGTATGGGAAAGCCTTAACGGCGGCAAAAGGGGCGCTCCAGCTGGCTGAGGCTGCACAGAGGCAATCGCTGATGATGAAGGCAAATGCCTTGCTGTCTGATATTTATGCCAAGCTGGGGGATTACCAAAAAGCTTATGCTTATTTGCGTGGATATGAGTCCATCCGGGACAAAGTGTACCCCGATGACAAACGCACCGAGATATTCAAGATGCAGCTCAATTATGAGGAAGAAAGGCGCAAAAAAGAAGCAGAACTGCGCCAGAAAGCAGAAGCACTGGCTACCATAGAAGAACGTCAAAAGCAATTGATACTGCTTCTTGGAGGCTTTGTTGTGTTCATATTGATTGCTGCCGTCGTTGTGATTTACATACGCTATAGGGAGAAGAAAAAACTGCTGGATATCTTGGAGGATAAAAGCAGGGAGTTAGAAGCTCACCGTAAAGAAATATTGGAAAAGAACGAAGAGTTAGAAGCTTATCAATATGTTATTGAACGGCAGAATCAAGAGCTCATGAAAGCCAACAAAAATCTGGAAGAACAGGTGGCTGAGCGTACCCATGAGTTGAGGCAGTCTTACAAACACTTGCTGCGTACAAAAAACGACTTAGACAGTTTTCTCTATCGTGCCTCTCATGACCTAAAAGGTCCTATTGCGCGAGTACTTGGCTTGGTAAATATAGCTTTGCATGATATAGAGGACCCCAAAGCTTTGGAATACTTTTCTCGTATTATGCATACCGCCCAAGAGATGGATTACATCTTGGCGCGTCTGCTTACCATCAACAACATCATCAACCATGAGCCTGTTGCCGAAAAAATAGACTGGCAGCACCTTATAGAAGACATCTTTCGGAGCTTTGATGCGTCTTTGTACAAAGAGCGCTTGCGCTGGAACTTGAGCGTATCGAAAGAGGCAGAGCTATGGGCAGACGTGAAGCTGCTGCGTCTGGCTATTGAAAACCTCATTCAAAATGCGATTGACTATTGCGAGCGCTATCAAGGGGTGCAGGTAGATATAAAAATATTGCCTCGCGGGCAGCGGTATGTACATATACATGTCATTGACCACGGTATGGGCATAGAAGAGGAAATCAAAGACAAAGTCTTTGATATTTTCACCAAAGGCACTCGTTCACGGGGTGCCGGCTTGGGCTTGTATGTGGTGCGCTTGGCGATGGAGCACTTGGGCGGGCATGTGCATTTGAAACACACCCAAGCCGGATATACCGAGTTTTTGCTTAGTTTGCCACGAGTGCCATCCTATATGCAGCATGCAGATTCTATGCCGAAAACTTCTTAA
- the rsgA gene encoding ribosome small subunit-dependent GTPase A: protein MEGIVLRSTGSWYDVRTPQGDSYKCRLRGKLRLKGFKTTNPVAVGDRVHFEIEDEASKSGLIVDIEARRNYIIRQSVHRTAHAHLIACNIDQAILIATLAMPRTSFGFIDRFLVSCEAYDVPAVIVFNKTDILTDEGLAYQAEIMDMYTSIGYRCLDTSVTKHYHIDEFRALLDGKISLLSGHSGVGKSSLINAIKPELNLKTSEISHYSQKGKHTTTFAEMFELWENTFIIDTPGIKEMGLVDISPQELSHYFPEMRQYLGECKFHNCMHVHEPGCAVREAFERGEIADTRYHSYLSMLENHDNRR, encoded by the coding sequence ATGGAAGGAATCGTTTTGCGTTCTACCGGTTCGTGGTACGACGTACGCACCCCACAAGGTGATTCTTACAAGTGCCGCCTGCGCGGCAAACTACGGCTTAAAGGATTCAAAACAACCAATCCTGTGGCAGTGGGCGACCGCGTGCACTTCGAAATTGAAGACGAAGCGAGCAAAAGCGGCTTGATAGTGGACATAGAAGCCCGTCGCAATTACATCATACGCCAATCGGTGCACCGCACCGCCCATGCCCACCTCATTGCCTGCAACATAGACCAAGCCATTTTGATTGCCACTTTGGCAATGCCCCGCACCTCCTTTGGTTTTATCGACCGCTTCTTGGTCAGTTGCGAGGCTTATGATGTGCCAGCAGTCATCGTTTTTAATAAAACGGATATCCTCACCGACGAGGGCTTGGCATACCAAGCCGAGATTATGGATATGTACACTTCTATAGGCTATCGTTGCTTGGACACGTCTGTAACTAAACATTATCATATCGACGAATTTCGCGCCTTGCTCGATGGTAAAATATCGCTGCTGTCGGGGCATTCGGGCGTGGGTAAGTCGTCGCTTATCAATGCCATCAAGCCGGAATTGAACCTAAAAACCTCCGAAATATCGCATTATTCCCAAAAAGGCAAGCACACCACCACTTTTGCCGAAATGTTTGAGCTGTGGGAAAATACTTTTATCATAGACACGCCGGGCATCAAAGAAATGGGATTGGTCGATATATCGCCACAAGAGTTGTCTCATTATTTTCCTGAAATGCGGCAGTACTTGGGCGAATGCAAGTTTCACAATTGCATGCATGTGCACGAACCGGGCTGTGCCGTACGGGAAGCTTTTGAGCGTGGCGAAATTGCCGATACTCGCTATCACAGCTACCTGAGCATGCTCGAAAACCACGACAACCGCCGCTAA
- the dnaX gene encoding DNA polymerase III subunit gamma/tau translates to MEQFIVSARKYRPVTFESVVGQQHITTTLKNAIRTGQIAQAYLFCGPRGVGKTTCARILAKTVNCQNLTPDIEACGSCSACVSFQKNASFNVHELDAASNNSVEDIRYLVEQVRYPPQNGRYKVYIIDEVHMLSNAAFNAFLKTLEEPPPYAIFILATTEKHKIIPTILSRCQVYDFNRIQISDIVRHLRYIAQKEGVEAEETALHLIAQKADGGLRDALSMFDLLVTFSTDRKLTYANALEHLHILDYDYYFRVTDMLSACQTTEALLLLDEILRKGFDAQLFVAGLEEHLRNLLMGREQATLSLLEVPETAKLRFQEQAQRLSPSWILTALNLTHTFLLDFRDAKSARVHTELLLLKLAHLQDAIELAKRPVVVEEKKK, encoded by the coding sequence ATGGAACAGTTTATCGTTTCGGCTCGAAAGTATCGTCCTGTTACCTTTGAGAGCGTCGTGGGACAGCAGCATATTACCACCACGCTCAAAAATGCTATCCGCACCGGACAGATAGCACAGGCATATCTTTTTTGTGGTCCCAGAGGGGTAGGTAAAACTACCTGTGCGCGCATCTTGGCAAAGACTGTCAACTGTCAGAACCTTACCCCCGACATAGAAGCCTGCGGCAGCTGCAGCGCTTGTGTCAGCTTTCAAAAAAATGCCTCGTTCAATGTGCATGAGTTGGATGCCGCTTCCAACAACTCGGTAGAGGATATCCGCTATTTGGTAGAGCAAGTGCGCTACCCGCCTCAAAACGGGCGATATAAGGTCTATATCATCGATGAGGTGCATATGCTTTCCAACGCGGCTTTCAATGCCTTCCTGAAAACCCTTGAAGAGCCGCCCCCTTATGCTATTTTCATCTTGGCAACCACCGAAAAGCACAAAATCATACCCACGATTTTGTCGCGTTGTCAGGTTTATGATTTTAACCGAATCCAGATAAGTGATATTGTACGCCATCTGCGCTACATTGCACAAAAAGAAGGCGTAGAAGCCGAAGAGACCGCCTTACACCTGATAGCTCAAAAGGCAGACGGCGGGCTACGCGATGCCCTTTCTATGTTTGACCTGTTGGTTACTTTCTCTACCGACAGGAAACTGACTTATGCCAATGCCTTAGAGCATCTGCATATCCTCGACTACGATTATTATTTTCGTGTAACGGATATGCTCTCTGCCTGCCAGACCACCGAAGCGTTGTTGCTATTGGACGAAATACTACGCAAGGGCTTTGATGCGCAGCTTTTTGTGGCTGGTCTGGAGGAGCACTTGCGTAATTTGCTCATGGGGCGAGAGCAGGCTACGCTTTCACTTTTGGAAGTGCCCGAAACCGCCAAGCTACGTTTTCAAGAGCAGGCACAGCGCCTGTCGCCTTCGTGGATATTGACCGCTCTGAATCTTACCCATACTTTTCTGCTTGACTTCAGGGATGCCAAAAGCGCCCGTGTGCACACAGAGTTGTTGTTGCTCAAACTGGCGCACCTACAAGACGCTATAGAGCTTGCCAAGCGACCGGTGGTCGTTGAAGAAAAAAAAAAATGA
- a CDS encoding DegT/DnrJ/EryC1/StrS family aminotransferase — translation MPGTELFGAEERKEVQDVLDTGILFRYNFDAQRKGHWKAKEFEQALAKHHGVRFAHACSSGSTADAIALAACGIGVGDEVIVPPFTYVAVIEAVLLAGAVPVFAEIDETLCLSPEGIEKAITPKTKAVMLVHMCGSMARLEEIVALCQKHNLILIEDTAQALGGSYKGKPLGTFGKCGTFSFDFFKIITCGEGGALITNDEQIYEYAHQFSDHGHDHIGDNRGMEGHPIIGFNYRIGEINAAIGLAQFRKMPYMLERQRANKKALKESLAKFPEVTFRHIPDEAGDAATFMDFFLPDESTARAVVNALRKEGVEGVQYWYDNHFHYIKNWEHIRQMKAPAKLYVHTITPPQDYATLQLPQSDAIMSRLISIVVRITWTEEELAQLKAKVEKALSSVLALA, via the coding sequence ATGCCCGGAACTGAATTATTTGGCGCCGAAGAGCGCAAAGAAGTACAGGATGTACTCGATACAGGTATTCTCTTTCGCTATAATTTCGATGCACAGCGAAAAGGTCATTGGAAAGCCAAAGAGTTTGAACAAGCACTGGCAAAACACCATGGTGTACGCTTTGCCCACGCCTGCAGCAGCGGCTCTACTGCCGATGCCATCGCTTTGGCTGCCTGCGGCATTGGCGTTGGCGATGAGGTGATTGTACCCCCCTTTACTTATGTGGCAGTTATAGAGGCAGTATTGCTTGCTGGGGCTGTGCCCGTGTTTGCCGAAATCGACGAAACGCTATGTCTTTCGCCCGAAGGCATAGAAAAGGCAATTACCCCTAAAACCAAAGCCGTTATGTTGGTGCATATGTGTGGCAGCATGGCACGCCTCGAGGAAATCGTGGCGTTGTGTCAAAAACACAACCTCATTTTGATTGAAGATACAGCACAAGCCCTCGGTGGCAGCTACAAAGGCAAGCCCTTAGGTACCTTTGGTAAATGCGGCACTTTCTCGTTCGACTTCTTTAAAATCATTACCTGTGGTGAAGGTGGAGCGCTCATCACCAATGACGAGCAAATTTATGAGTATGCACACCAATTCTCTGACCATGGGCACGACCACATAGGCGACAACCGCGGGATGGAGGGGCACCCTATCATTGGGTTCAACTATCGCATAGGCGAAATCAATGCTGCCATTGGTTTAGCTCAATTTCGTAAGATGCCTTACATGCTGGAGCGCCAACGTGCCAATAAAAAAGCACTGAAAGAAAGCTTGGCAAAATTTCCGGAAGTAACTTTCCGCCATATCCCCGATGAAGCCGGCGACGCCGCTACCTTCATGGATTTCTTCCTACCCGATGAATCCACGGCACGTGCCGTAGTGAATGCGCTGCGCAAAGAAGGTGTGGAAGGCGTACAATATTGGTATGACAACCATTTCCATTATATCAAAAACTGGGAGCACATCCGCCAGATGAAAGCCCCGGCAAAACTGTATGTGCATACCATCACGCCGCCTCAAGACTATGCTACCTTGCAGCTGCCCCAGTCCGATGCTATTATGAGTCGTCTGATTTCTATTGTAGTACGCATCACTTGGACAGAAGAAGAGCTGGCTCAGTTGAAAGCCAAAGTGGAAAAAGCCCTTAGCAGCGTGCTGGCGCTTGCCTAA